The proteins below come from a single Dermatophilaceae bacterium Soc4.6 genomic window:
- a CDS encoding transposase family protein, with amino-acid sequence MDHSTCASSATWCPRTDLLFDVPGMHVLTVQRDETRFVLTIETDADVGGCPSCGVVAIGHGRRRRVVAEAPAFGVPVRLVWLARLWRCREPACPVGVFTERHDLVAPRAKLTSRAAA; translated from the coding sequence GTGGACCACTCTACGTGCGCCTCGAGCGCGACCTGGTGCCCTCGCACCGACCTGTTGTTCGACGTGCCGGGCATGCACGTCCTGACCGTCCAGCGCGACGAGACCAGGTTCGTTCTGACTATCGAGACCGACGCCGATGTCGGCGGTTGCCCGTCCTGCGGGGTCGTCGCGATCGGGCACGGCCGGCGACGACGGGTCGTCGCGGAAGCCCCCGCGTTCGGGGTGCCGGTGCGGCTGGTGTGGCTCGCCCGGCTGTGGCGGTGCCGCGAACCGGCGTGCCCGGTAGGGGTCTTCACCGAGCGTCACGACCTCGTCGCACCCCGGGCGAAGCTCACGAGCAGAGCGGCGGCGTGA
- a CDS encoding DUF262 domain-containing protein, translated as MATTSETARDPKPTPERILQLANRVLIGDIVLPEFQRPFVWKRKQILELMDSIYKNYPIGSLLVWESSQRLESKRTIADLDVAERSESYPVNYLLDGQQRLSAVCGAIYWKPAEAKGEGDQPNSAKSVWNVIFDLRTGRFQHSDIINDYPSHQIPLRRLSNAPEFYKFLAPVEDAELKARADLLFVRFLQYQVPLVTLGDMTIDDVAPVFERINSTGTRLTIYDLMRAATWSPDFDLGKTVDDIKANLEPKKFDGLDNKTFLRTLGAASGGDFSAASIDGLRELSKKELQEAADSMKQASLRAADFLTTEIGAPRAEALPYANQFAVLCEVFRLLPTPTDSQLSEIKRWFWLTTLSGYFGGWDSGQMTQDTKQIREFVAGKQPTLGEGGVVPSSALWRMRPFRSNSAVSKMLGLLLADHGPVDLLNGQKISVDKSLAWSNDKEYHHFFPKAYLQRNGVDATSANVVGNIILLTSASNISIRDSAPSEYLGRLIEQSGRAAVVTRLAANLVPEAALNAALKDDYQLFLEIRADHLHKHVSALTGLTLGTVGEGDELVVENGDDSDTDASD; from the coding sequence ATGGCCACCACTTCAGAGACCGCACGTGACCCGAAGCCTACGCCCGAGCGGATTTTGCAGCTCGCGAACAGGGTGCTGATCGGAGACATCGTGCTCCCGGAGTTTCAGCGGCCCTTCGTGTGGAAACGTAAGCAAATCTTGGAACTAATGGACTCAATCTACAAGAACTATCCAATCGGGAGTCTGCTTGTCTGGGAGTCGAGCCAGCGGCTCGAAAGTAAGCGAACCATTGCGGACCTGGACGTGGCGGAGCGTAGCGAAAGCTACCCAGTCAACTACCTGCTGGACGGGCAGCAGCGTCTGTCCGCGGTATGTGGCGCAATCTACTGGAAGCCTGCTGAGGCAAAGGGCGAGGGAGACCAGCCAAATAGCGCCAAAAGTGTGTGGAATGTGATCTTTGATTTGCGGACGGGGCGCTTCCAACACTCCGACATCATCAACGACTACCCCTCACATCAGATCCCGTTGCGACGCCTGAGCAATGCGCCAGAATTCTACAAGTTCTTGGCACCGGTCGAGGATGCCGAACTGAAGGCACGAGCCGATCTGTTGTTCGTGCGTTTTCTACAATATCAAGTCCCATTGGTCACTCTGGGAGATATGACGATTGACGATGTGGCGCCCGTCTTCGAACGAATCAACTCAACCGGGACGCGGCTCACCATATATGACCTCATGCGTGCGGCCACTTGGAGTCCTGACTTTGACCTTGGTAAGACAGTAGATGATATCAAAGCGAACTTGGAGCCGAAGAAGTTTGACGGCCTAGATAATAAGACTTTTCTGCGAACGCTTGGGGCAGCGTCTGGGGGTGACTTCTCAGCGGCGAGCATCGATGGCCTGCGAGAGCTGAGCAAGAAGGAGCTGCAAGAGGCAGCCGACTCCATGAAGCAGGCTTCACTACGAGCGGCGGACTTTCTCACCACCGAGATCGGCGCACCCAGGGCGGAGGCGTTGCCGTACGCCAACCAGTTCGCCGTGCTTTGTGAAGTTTTTCGACTCCTGCCAACGCCAACCGACAGCCAACTGTCGGAAATCAAGCGATGGTTCTGGCTGACGACCCTCTCCGGTTACTTCGGCGGGTGGGATAGCGGGCAAATGACGCAGGACACTAAGCAGATCCGTGAGTTCGTGGCTGGGAAGCAACCCACTCTCGGGGAGGGAGGCGTCGTTCCGTCATCAGCTCTCTGGAGGATGCGTCCCTTCAGGTCCAATAGTGCGGTCTCCAAGATGCTGGGCCTTCTATTGGCTGATCACGGTCCTGTCGACCTGCTCAATGGGCAAAAGATCAGCGTCGACAAATCCTTGGCTTGGTCAAATGACAAGGAATATCACCACTTTTTTCCGAAGGCCTACCTCCAACGAAATGGAGTCGACGCCACCAGTGCGAACGTAGTTGGCAACATCATTCTCCTCACGTCTGCGAGCAACATCTCGATACGTGATTCCGCCCCAAGCGAGTATCTAGGAAGGCTAATCGAGCAGTCTGGCCGAGCTGCGGTAGTGACACGCCTTGCCGCCAATCTTGTCCCCGAGGCGGCGTTAAACGCAGCTCTGAAAGATGATTATCAGCTGTTCCTTGAGATTCGGGCCGATCACCTGCATAAGCATGTCTCGGCGTTGACGGGCCTGACACTCGGTACGGTTGGCGAGGGGGACGAGCTGGTCGTTGAAAACGGCGACGACTCAGATACGGACGCGTCGGACTAG
- a CDS encoding helix-turn-helix transcriptional regulator — protein MGERIAAYRRRRGISQAALAGLVGRSESWLSQVERGVRSVDRLSVLLDMSRILHVDVEALIGRPWDLAPNGGAQEDELVGIRRFFGRYDELAGVASDPLPPKDLRTRIARAHTRYQAAEYRGLVEDLPDLLGHVDVTRFNGRDSNRRETLLAYVYAYVAGAKLLTKLGVPDLAMLAADRCAAASMEADSLAARGLAAYQVACALLRADRTDDAEHLAVTMAAQVDREARSDDPASLSVAGALWLISAVIAARRTERTEALERLDRAERLAQLLGEDGNHLWTAFGPTNVALHRVAVATELGDSGEALRAAMEIDVTNFPAGLKSRKAQLHLDLAWAQAQRKRDAEATLHLLEAEQVAPQVVHYNVSVRELIREMLARSGRSQTSALDKLAVRASVLV, from the coding sequence ATGGGTGAGCGCATCGCGGCTTACCGCCGTCGTCGCGGGATCAGCCAGGCCGCCTTGGCGGGCTTGGTCGGCAGATCTGAGTCATGGCTGAGTCAGGTCGAGCGCGGCGTCCGGTCGGTGGATCGGCTATCTGTTCTCCTCGACATGTCGCGCATCCTCCACGTCGACGTTGAGGCACTGATCGGTCGACCGTGGGACCTCGCTCCCAACGGTGGCGCTCAGGAGGACGAGCTGGTCGGCATCCGACGGTTCTTCGGTCGTTACGACGAGCTCGCCGGGGTGGCTTCGGACCCGCTGCCACCGAAGGACCTACGGACTCGCATCGCCCGAGCGCACACCCGCTATCAGGCAGCGGAGTACCGGGGCCTGGTGGAGGATCTCCCGGATTTACTGGGCCACGTGGATGTCACCCGCTTCAACGGCCGGGACAGTAACCGTCGAGAGACGCTCTTGGCCTACGTGTACGCCTACGTCGCAGGAGCGAAGCTGTTGACTAAGCTAGGTGTTCCGGACCTGGCGATGCTCGCCGCGGACCGATGCGCCGCGGCATCGATGGAGGCAGACTCCCTCGCCGCGCGAGGTCTGGCCGCCTACCAGGTCGCCTGCGCCCTCCTGCGAGCCGACCGCACTGACGACGCCGAGCATCTTGCTGTCACCATGGCGGCCCAAGTCGATCGCGAGGCTCGCTCGGATGACCCGGCCTCGTTGTCCGTGGCCGGCGCTCTGTGGCTCATCAGTGCGGTGATTGCGGCGCGCCGGACGGAGCGGACGGAGGCGTTGGAGAGGCTCGATCGTGCCGAGCGGCTCGCCCAACTGCTGGGCGAGGACGGCAACCATCTGTGGACCGCGTTCGGGCCGACCAACGTCGCGCTCCACCGGGTAGCTGTAGCAACGGAACTGGGGGACTCAGGCGAGGCTCTGCGCGCGGCGATGGAGATCGACGTGACCAACTTCCCGGCAGGGTTGAAGAGCCGTAAGGCTCAACTCCACCTGGATCTTGCGTGGGCGCAAGCTCAGCGCAAGCGTGACGCCGAGGCCACCTTGCACCTGTTGGAGGCGGAGCAGGTGGCCCCTCAGGTGGTGCACTACAACGTTTCTGTCCGGGAGCTGATCAGAGAAATGCTCGCGCGGTCGGGCCGCTCGCAGACGTCGGCGCTCGACAAGCTAGCCGTCCGTGCCAGTGTTCTGGTGTGA
- a CDS encoding flavoprotein, with product MTTPPSTRVLTLLTCAAPLAERAADIAGAFTSAGWRVCVVTTPSASAWVDAEAIEALTGHAPRSMQRSPANPSQDAFSGSAVIVAPLTFNTLNKWALGIADNYALGILCEAVALGRPVVAVPMIGRRFWGHPATATSMALLLGCGVTMVDLAGGRGTISPLESGSGPSLAAAFDPTTLLARFA from the coding sequence GTGACCACCCCTCCTTCGACCCGGGTCCTGACGCTGCTTACCTGCGCGGCGCCCTTGGCTGAGCGGGCAGCGGACATTGCAGGGGCGTTCACGTCGGCGGGCTGGAGGGTTTGTGTTGTCACGACTCCGTCTGCGTCGGCCTGGGTCGATGCGGAGGCCATCGAGGCTCTAACTGGTCACGCACCGAGGTCGATGCAGCGATCGCCCGCGAACCCGAGCCAGGACGCGTTCTCTGGGTCAGCGGTGATCGTTGCTCCCCTGACGTTCAACACCCTGAACAAGTGGGCCCTCGGCATCGCCGACAACTACGCCCTCGGCATCCTCTGCGAAGCCGTCGCGCTCGGGCGTCCCGTGGTCGCGGTCCCCATGATCGGGCGACGGTTCTGGGGTCATCCCGCCACCGCAACAAGCATGGCGTTGTTGCTCGGGTGCGGGGTCACCATGGTCGACCTGGCAGGCGGTAGGGGCACGATCAGCCCTCTGGAGTCAGGGTCGGGACCGTCGCTGGCAGCGGCCTTTGACCCCACGACCCTGCTGGCGCGGTTCGCGTAG
- a CDS encoding replication initiator: MLRSQADARGRLGEGFDVGSDAARVAAESAGVCVRPHVKTVTDVTTGATTAVPIPCGSTREAVCAPCATKAKRLRMHQCREGWHRATDPDLADDNPDGADEADEPAADKEQLEDGADDEAPGAAGARRVRSTRRLDGFPDLPTITMNQRTTGRTFTDEATGKHYQPSMFVTLTLPSYGRIIPGTGVPADPTSYDYRRAALDAILWPRLLDRFWQNLRRCAGYKVQYFSAIEAQRRLAPHLHAAVRGTIPRATIKAVTRATYHAAWWPALDTIAYPVLGGPGTDAVPLWVPELEAYVDPDTLTPLPTWEQACDEVEDPAHVVRFGSQVDIKGLLGGTPDSDRTVRYLCKYLTKNIADTYIGQHPADHADGDDTGESGRGGWVAAAYERHIDRLHAEVQLLPCGPACGNWLRYGVQPAEAGPGLAPGRCQSPTHDRENLGLGGRRVLVSRQWSGKTLTEHRADRRAVVTAVLTAAGIDPGDADQMAADRTLLDGSPRYVWGDVEPGDVDYVAVIAASLRQANRWRQQYEEAKAAAEGRASPAAVPLAG; encoded by the coding sequence ATGCTGCGTTCTCAGGCCGACGCCCGTGGCCGGCTCGGAGAGGGCTTCGACGTCGGGTCTGACGCTGCTCGGGTGGCGGCGGAGTCGGCTGGGGTGTGTGTGCGCCCGCACGTCAAGACCGTCACGGACGTCACCACCGGCGCGACCACCGCCGTCCCCATCCCCTGCGGGTCGACCCGCGAAGCGGTCTGCGCACCCTGTGCGACGAAGGCGAAGCGGCTTCGGATGCATCAGTGCCGCGAGGGCTGGCACCGCGCCACCGACCCCGACCTCGCGGACGACAACCCGGACGGTGCCGACGAGGCCGACGAGCCGGCGGCTGACAAAGAGCAGCTCGAGGACGGGGCCGACGACGAGGCTCCCGGAGCTGCCGGCGCTCGGCGGGTGCGCTCGACCCGGCGCCTCGACGGGTTCCCGGACCTGCCCACGATTACGATGAACCAGCGCACCACCGGCCGGACCTTCACCGACGAGGCGACCGGGAAGCATTATCAGCCGTCGATGTTCGTCACCCTCACCCTGCCCTCGTACGGGCGGATCATCCCCGGCACCGGGGTCCCGGCCGACCCGACGAGCTACGACTACCGGCGGGCTGCGCTGGATGCGATCCTGTGGCCGCGGCTGCTCGACCGGTTCTGGCAGAACCTGCGCCGATGCGCCGGCTACAAGGTCCAGTACTTCTCCGCCATCGAAGCCCAACGACGGCTGGCCCCGCATCTGCACGCCGCGGTTCGCGGCACGATCCCGCGGGCCACGATCAAGGCCGTCACCCGGGCGACGTACCACGCGGCGTGGTGGCCGGCGCTCGACACGATCGCCTACCCCGTGCTCGGTGGGCCTGGCACCGATGCGGTGCCGCTCTGGGTGCCCGAGCTGGAGGCGTACGTCGACCCCGACACCCTGACTCCGCTCCCGACCTGGGAGCAGGCGTGCGACGAGGTCGAGGACCCCGCTCACGTCGTCCGGTTCGGAAGTCAGGTCGACATCAAGGGCCTGCTCGGGGGCACCCCCGACTCCGATCGGACCGTGCGATACCTGTGCAAGTACCTGACCAAGAACATCGCGGACACCTACATCGGCCAGCACCCCGCCGACCACGCGGACGGCGACGACACGGGCGAGAGTGGCCGCGGCGGTTGGGTCGCTGCCGCGTATGAGCGGCACATCGACCGCCTCCACGCGGAGGTGCAACTGCTGCCCTGCGGGCCTGCGTGCGGCAACTGGCTGCGCTACGGCGTGCAACCCGCCGAGGCCGGCCCCGGTCTCGCCCCCGGCCGGTGCCAGTCCCCGACGCACGACAGGGAGAACCTAGGCCTCGGCGGACGGCGGGTCCTGGTCTCGCGGCAGTGGTCGGGCAAGACCCTGACCGAGCACCGCGCCGATCGCCGCGCCGTCGTCACCGCCGTCCTCACCGCGGCCGGGATCGACCCCGGCGACGCCGACCAGATGGCCGCCGACCGCACCCTGCTCGACGGCTCCCCCCGCTACGTGTGGGGGGACGTCGAACCCGGGGACGTCGACTACGTCGCGGTCATCGCCGCGTCACTGCGCCAGGCGAACCGGTGGCGACAGCAGTACGAGGAGGCGAAGGCGGCGGCGGAAGGGCGGGCTTCTCCGGCGGCGGTGCCGTTGGCGGGCTGA
- a CDS encoding helix-turn-helix domain-containing protein: protein MEILLDLNEAAKRLGVGPKFPRRLVAERRIRFVKVGRFVRIPESAIEEFVAAGTVEPIVRVARGRVP from the coding sequence ATGGAGATCTTGCTGGACTTGAACGAGGCCGCCAAGCGGCTTGGGGTGGGGCCGAAGTTTCCCCGCCGGTTGGTGGCTGAGCGGCGCATCCGGTTTGTGAAGGTGGGCCGCTTCGTGCGGATCCCGGAATCGGCCATCGAGGAGTTCGTGGCGGCTGGGACCGTCGAGCCGATCGTGCGCGTCGCTCGGGGTCGGGTCCCGTGA